The following are encoded in a window of Vigna unguiculata cultivar IT97K-499-35 chromosome 8, ASM411807v1, whole genome shotgun sequence genomic DNA:
- the LOC114193894 gene encoding uncharacterized ATP-dependent helicase C29A10.10c-like isoform X1 yields MENLGHGSLVDTVFSWTLNDVFNEKLFKHEVRKIPKTFHSIKDYMKSFIPALIEETHSDLSSSLMSVSQAPFSEISTLQRSNDFQLPYGLFYEITVKSITDEVKGARKYKPESGDIIAFTNVKPRRIDDLKMTKEYCHIAYVLKSPDVFSDEITILTSKFMENDIEIDVRSNKSQKLYAVYLMNMTTNIRISKALTSRLEGADTNILKKVLGVVSTNGENCHICLSGENSSHGRAYTVAQTIISAHNLNESQKDAVLSSVTMKKCKHNDDIKLIWGPPGTGKTKTVASLLLSLFKLKTKTLACAPTNTAVLEVAVRLHGLVKDSADTPECETHGFGDIVLFGNSSRMKIESYKGLETVFLDNRVDDLLRCFSPDIGWKYYMESTIKFLKEPEEAYVSYKNRVDVENVMSLEEFAKGRVKNADIAYGSYKKRVRKNRDPMTFEQFLVKKYAHIVDLYQAYKDDKKLSSGMTMEQFIKQRLSYFGEKLKKLMRTLYTHLPTSFIPLNVLKSMLRAMNLLKSLEVSILQNISKHTNSDNEDRDECLELLNILSQSISLPNDLRSKYAISQFCLNNACLVFCTASSSFKLYKKEMTPFRYVVIDEAAQLKECESTIPLQLPGLRRGILIGDERQLPAMVKSKIADRAEFGRSLFERMVLLGYKRHMLNVQYRMRPSISMFPNKEFYNQQLSDAPLVRGTSYDKSFLHGKMYASYSFINISKGKEQSNHDHSLMNKIEVAAISEIIGNLKKDILKTRKKVSVGIISPYKAQVYEIQQKIKQYISVSDSLFSVSVRSVDGFQGGEEDIIILSTVRSNGSGKVGFLSNRQRANVALTRAKYCLWIVGNGATLMNSNSVWRNVVHDAKKRDCFHNADEDKKLGQAIEDAILELELLDESESLFKRLSLAEKSVTAPKLSRSYKSRRRNRRRRVPNLSPEALLGFTQSQSSELRSSS; encoded by the exons ATGGAAAATCTTGGGCATGGAAGCTTGGTAGATACTGTGTTCTCTTGGACTCTCAATGATGTGTTCAACGAAAAGCTTTTCAAGCACGAG GTGAGGAAAATTCCTAAGACATTCCACTCAATAAAAGATTACATGAAATCATTCATTCCGGCATTGATTGAGGAAACACACAGTGACTTGTCTTCAAGCTTGATGAGCGTGTCTCAAGCTCCTTTTTCTGAAATCAGCACCCTTCAAAGGTCCAACGACTTCCAACTTCCCTATGGCTTGTTCTATGAGATTACCGTGAAGAGCATCACTGATGAAGTGAAAGGTGCACGAAAGTATAAACCTGAGTCTGGAGATATCATTGCATTCACAAATGTAAAACCTAGACGCATAGATGACTTGAAAATGACCAAAGAATATTGCCATATTGCTTATGTTCTTAAGTCCCCAGATGTGTTTAGTGATGAAATCACTATACTCACATCTAAGTTCATGGAGAATGATATTGAAATTGACGTGAGAAGCAACAAATCACAGAAGCTTTATGCAGTGTATCTTATGAACATGACAACAAATATTCGTATTTCGAAAGCCTTGACCTCGAGATTGGAGGGTGCAGATACCAACATACTTAAGAAAGTGCTAGGTGTTGTTTCAACG AACGGAGAAAACTGTCATATCTGCTTATCTGGAGAAAATTCTAGCCACGGTAGAGCCTATACTGTTGCACAAACTATAATCAGTGCTCATAATCTAAATGAGTCTCAAAAGGATGCAGTTTTAAGTTCTGTGACAATGAAGAAATGTAAGCATAACGACGATATTAAACTTATATGGGGTCCACCAGGAACTGGGAAAACGAAGACAGTTGCTTCTTTGTTACTTTCCCTTTTCAAGCTTAAAACCAAAACATTGGCATGTGCTCCAACTAACACTGCAGTGTTGGAAGTGGCTGTTAGACTGCATGGTTTGGTTAAGGATTCTGCTGATACACCTGAGTGTGAGACACATGGGTTTGGTGACATAGTGCTATTTGGCAACAGTTCTAGGATGAAAATTGAGAGTTACAAGGGTCTTGAGACAGTGTTTTTGGACAATCGTGTTGATGATTTGTTGCGCTGTTTTTCTCCAGATATTGGTTGGAAATACTACATGGAATCAACGATCAAGTTTCTAAAGGAACCTGAAGAGGCTTATGTTTCATACAAGAATCGTGTGGATGTTGAGAATGTTATGTCATTAGAAGAATTTGCTAAGGGAAGAGTCAAAAATGCAGACATTGCATATGGTTCATATAAGAAACGCGTTCGTAAGAATCGCGATCCAATGACATTTGAGCAATTTCTGGTGAAAAAGTACGCTCATATTGTAGACCTATACCAGGCCTACAAGGATGACAAAAAGTTAAGTTCTGGTATGACAATGGAGCAATTTATAAAGCAGAGGTTGAGTTACTTTGGAGAGAAGCTCAAGAAACTAATGCGAACCTTGTACACGCACTTGCCAACATCTTTTATTCCATTAAATGTGTTGAAGAGTATGTTGAGAGCTATGAATTTGCTAAAATCTCTTGAAGTTTCCATTCTTCAAAACATTTCTAAACACACAAACTCTGATAATGAAGATAGAGATGAGTGTCTGGAGCTTCTAAATATACTTTCTCAGTCAATTTCCCTTCCTAACGACCTCAGAAGCAAATATGCCATATCACAATTTTGCTTGAACAATGCGTGCCTTGTTTTCTGTACAGCATCAAGTTCTTTTAAATTGTACAAGAAGGAGATGACACCATTCAGATATGTAGTGATTGATGAAGCAGCACAACTAAAAGAATGTGAATCAACCATTCCATTACAACTTCCAGGCCTTCGTAGAGGTATCCTCATAGGTGATGAGAGACAACTTCCGGCAATGGTCAAAAGCAAG ATTGCTGACAGGGCTGAATTTGGAAGAAGTTTGTTTGAAAGGATGGTGTTGTTGGGATACAAGAGACATATGCTCAATGTTCAATATAGAATGCGTCCATCCATTAGCATGTTCCCAAATAAAGAGTTCTACAATCAGCAACTTTCTGATGCTCCACTTGTCAGAGGAACAAGCTATGATAAAAGTTTTCTTCATGGGAAAATGTATGcttcatattcttttataaacatttcTAAGGGTAAAGAACAGTCCAACCATGATCATAGTTTGATGAACAAAATTGAGGTTGCAGCTATCTCTGAGATTATTGGAAATCTTAAAAAAG ATATTTTGAAGACCAGGAAGAAAGTTAGTGTAGGAATCATATCACCATATAAGGCTCAAGTTTATGAAATCCAGCAGAAAATTAAGCAGTACATTTCAGTTTCTGATTCTTTATTCTCTGTTAGTGTTCGTTCTGTTGATGGTTTTCAAGGTGGTGAAGaggatattataatattatctacTGTGAGGTCTAATGGGAGTGGAAAAGTGGGTTTTCTTTCAAACAGGCAAAGAGCAAATGTTGCTCTTACCCGAGCTAA ATACTGTCTTTGGATAGTAGGAAATGGTGCAACATTAATGAATAGCAACTCTGTATGGAGAAATGTGGTTCATGATGCTAAGAAAAGGGACTGTTTCCATAATGCTGATGAGGACAAAAAATTGGGTCAGGCTATTGAGGATGCTATTCTTGAACTTGAACTGCTTGATGAATCTGAGTCTCTGTTTAAGAGACTCAGTTTGGCAGAAAAGTCTGTAACTGCCCCTAAGTTGTCCAG GTCATACAAATCAAGGAGGAG AAATCGCAGGCGTCGAGTCCCCAACCTCTCCccagaagctctgctagggtttactcAATCTCAATCAAGTGAGCTTCGTTCATCTTCTTGA
- the LOC114193894 gene encoding uncharacterized ATP-dependent helicase C29A10.10c-like isoform X2 — MENLGHGSLVDTVFSWTLNDVFNEKLFKHEVRKIPKTFHSIKDYMKSFIPALIEETHSDLSSSLMSVSQAPFSEISTLQRSNDFQLPYGLFYEITVKSITDEVKGARKYKPESGDIIAFTNVKPRRIDDLKMTKEYCHIAYVLKSPDVFSDEITILTSKFMENDIEIDVRSNKSQKLYAVYLMNMTTNIRISKALTSRLEGADTNILKKVLGVVSTNGENCHICLSGENSSHGRAYTVAQTIISAHNLNESQKDAVLSSVTMKKCKHNDDIKLIWGPPGTGKTKTVASLLLSLFKLKTKTLACAPTNTAVLEVAVRLHGLVKDSADTPECETHGFGDIVLFGNSSRMKIESYKGLETVFLDNRVDDLLRCFSPDIGWKYYMESTIKFLKEPEEAYVSYKNRVDVENVMSLEEFAKGRVKNADIAYGSYKKRVRKNRDPMTFEQFLVKKYAHIVDLYQAYKDDKKLSSGMTMEQFIKQRLSYFGEKLKKLMRTLYTHLPTSFIPLNVLKSMLRAMNLLKSLEVSILQNISKHTNSDNEDRDECLELLNILSQSISLPNDLRSKYAISQFCLNNACLVFCTASSSFKLYKKEMTPFRYVVIDEAAQLKECESTIPLQLPGLRRGILIGDERQLPAMVKSKIADRAEFGRSLFERMVLLGYKRHMLNVQYRMRPSISMFPNKEFYNQQLSDAPLVRGTSYDKSFLHGKMYASYSFINISKGKEQSNHDHSLMNKIEVAAISEIIGNLKKDILKTRKKVSVGIISPYKAQVYEIQQKIKQYISVSDSLFSVSVRSVDGFQGGEEDIIILSTVRSNGSGKVGFLSNRQRANVALTRAKYCLWIVGNGATLMNSNSVWRNVVHDAKKRDCFHNADEDKKLGQAIEDAILELELLDESESLFKRLSLAEKSVTAPKLSRSYKSRRR, encoded by the exons ATGGAAAATCTTGGGCATGGAAGCTTGGTAGATACTGTGTTCTCTTGGACTCTCAATGATGTGTTCAACGAAAAGCTTTTCAAGCACGAG GTGAGGAAAATTCCTAAGACATTCCACTCAATAAAAGATTACATGAAATCATTCATTCCGGCATTGATTGAGGAAACACACAGTGACTTGTCTTCAAGCTTGATGAGCGTGTCTCAAGCTCCTTTTTCTGAAATCAGCACCCTTCAAAGGTCCAACGACTTCCAACTTCCCTATGGCTTGTTCTATGAGATTACCGTGAAGAGCATCACTGATGAAGTGAAAGGTGCACGAAAGTATAAACCTGAGTCTGGAGATATCATTGCATTCACAAATGTAAAACCTAGACGCATAGATGACTTGAAAATGACCAAAGAATATTGCCATATTGCTTATGTTCTTAAGTCCCCAGATGTGTTTAGTGATGAAATCACTATACTCACATCTAAGTTCATGGAGAATGATATTGAAATTGACGTGAGAAGCAACAAATCACAGAAGCTTTATGCAGTGTATCTTATGAACATGACAACAAATATTCGTATTTCGAAAGCCTTGACCTCGAGATTGGAGGGTGCAGATACCAACATACTTAAGAAAGTGCTAGGTGTTGTTTCAACG AACGGAGAAAACTGTCATATCTGCTTATCTGGAGAAAATTCTAGCCACGGTAGAGCCTATACTGTTGCACAAACTATAATCAGTGCTCATAATCTAAATGAGTCTCAAAAGGATGCAGTTTTAAGTTCTGTGACAATGAAGAAATGTAAGCATAACGACGATATTAAACTTATATGGGGTCCACCAGGAACTGGGAAAACGAAGACAGTTGCTTCTTTGTTACTTTCCCTTTTCAAGCTTAAAACCAAAACATTGGCATGTGCTCCAACTAACACTGCAGTGTTGGAAGTGGCTGTTAGACTGCATGGTTTGGTTAAGGATTCTGCTGATACACCTGAGTGTGAGACACATGGGTTTGGTGACATAGTGCTATTTGGCAACAGTTCTAGGATGAAAATTGAGAGTTACAAGGGTCTTGAGACAGTGTTTTTGGACAATCGTGTTGATGATTTGTTGCGCTGTTTTTCTCCAGATATTGGTTGGAAATACTACATGGAATCAACGATCAAGTTTCTAAAGGAACCTGAAGAGGCTTATGTTTCATACAAGAATCGTGTGGATGTTGAGAATGTTATGTCATTAGAAGAATTTGCTAAGGGAAGAGTCAAAAATGCAGACATTGCATATGGTTCATATAAGAAACGCGTTCGTAAGAATCGCGATCCAATGACATTTGAGCAATTTCTGGTGAAAAAGTACGCTCATATTGTAGACCTATACCAGGCCTACAAGGATGACAAAAAGTTAAGTTCTGGTATGACAATGGAGCAATTTATAAAGCAGAGGTTGAGTTACTTTGGAGAGAAGCTCAAGAAACTAATGCGAACCTTGTACACGCACTTGCCAACATCTTTTATTCCATTAAATGTGTTGAAGAGTATGTTGAGAGCTATGAATTTGCTAAAATCTCTTGAAGTTTCCATTCTTCAAAACATTTCTAAACACACAAACTCTGATAATGAAGATAGAGATGAGTGTCTGGAGCTTCTAAATATACTTTCTCAGTCAATTTCCCTTCCTAACGACCTCAGAAGCAAATATGCCATATCACAATTTTGCTTGAACAATGCGTGCCTTGTTTTCTGTACAGCATCAAGTTCTTTTAAATTGTACAAGAAGGAGATGACACCATTCAGATATGTAGTGATTGATGAAGCAGCACAACTAAAAGAATGTGAATCAACCATTCCATTACAACTTCCAGGCCTTCGTAGAGGTATCCTCATAGGTGATGAGAGACAACTTCCGGCAATGGTCAAAAGCAAG ATTGCTGACAGGGCTGAATTTGGAAGAAGTTTGTTTGAAAGGATGGTGTTGTTGGGATACAAGAGACATATGCTCAATGTTCAATATAGAATGCGTCCATCCATTAGCATGTTCCCAAATAAAGAGTTCTACAATCAGCAACTTTCTGATGCTCCACTTGTCAGAGGAACAAGCTATGATAAAAGTTTTCTTCATGGGAAAATGTATGcttcatattcttttataaacatttcTAAGGGTAAAGAACAGTCCAACCATGATCATAGTTTGATGAACAAAATTGAGGTTGCAGCTATCTCTGAGATTATTGGAAATCTTAAAAAAG ATATTTTGAAGACCAGGAAGAAAGTTAGTGTAGGAATCATATCACCATATAAGGCTCAAGTTTATGAAATCCAGCAGAAAATTAAGCAGTACATTTCAGTTTCTGATTCTTTATTCTCTGTTAGTGTTCGTTCTGTTGATGGTTTTCAAGGTGGTGAAGaggatattataatattatctacTGTGAGGTCTAATGGGAGTGGAAAAGTGGGTTTTCTTTCAAACAGGCAAAGAGCAAATGTTGCTCTTACCCGAGCTAA ATACTGTCTTTGGATAGTAGGAAATGGTGCAACATTAATGAATAGCAACTCTGTATGGAGAAATGTGGTTCATGATGCTAAGAAAAGGGACTGTTTCCATAATGCTGATGAGGACAAAAAATTGGGTCAGGCTATTGAGGATGCTATTCTTGAACTTGAACTGCTTGATGAATCTGAGTCTCTGTTTAAGAGACTCAGTTTGGCAGAAAAGTCTGTAACTGCCCCTAAGTTGTCCAG GTCATACAAATCAAGGAGGAGGTAA